One region of Triticum aestivum cultivar Chinese Spring chromosome 6B, IWGSC CS RefSeq v2.1, whole genome shotgun sequence genomic DNA includes:
- the LOC123135537 gene encoding transcription termination factor MTERF4, chloroplastic: MLRLRGRIVAHLLSSSSTSGPAISPLHRLLSASAAAGPISPNPAGFAVEDYLVDTCGLTRPQALKASTKLSHLKSPANPDAVLAFLSGVGLSGADVAAVVAKDPQLLCAKVDKTLAPVVDGLTGLGLSRSDIARLVSLAHAYFRCRSIVPKLHYYLPLLGSSHNLLRLLKRGGSHLLSSDLDKVVKPNVAFLRECGLGDSDIAKLCIHRPRMLTTNLERVRAMVTCAHGIGVPRGSGMFRQALHAVAFQSEEKIAAKLDYLKNTFRWSDAQVSIAVCKAPIVLSKSKESLKRRSDFFFFEVGLEPAYIAHHPVLLSYSMEGRLRPRYYVIKYLKANGLLGQYRDYYSIVMPSEKVFVEKFICPHKKAAPHLAENYATACKGEVPTNFRFT, encoded by the coding sequence atgctccGCCTCCGAGGGCGCATCgttgcccatctcctctcttcctcctccaccTCTGGCCCGGCCATCTCCCCTCTCCACCGGCTCCTCTCCGCATCGGCAGCCGCCGGCCCCATTTCCCCGAACCCCGCTGGATTCGCCGTCGAGGACTACCTCGTCGACACCTGCGGCCTCACCCGGCCCCAAGCCCTCAAGGCCTCCACCAAGCTCTCCCACCTCAAGTCCCCCGCCAACCCCGATGCCGTCCTCGCCTTCCTCTCCGGCGtcggcctctccggcgccgacgtcgccgccgtcgtcgccaaAGATCCGCAGCTCCTATGCGCCAAAGTGGACAAAACCCTGGCTCCGGTGGTCGATGGGCTCACCGGCCTCGGCCTGTCGCGCTCCGACATCGCCCGCCTCGTCTCGCTCGCCCACGCCTACTTCCGCTGTAGATCCATAGTCCCCAAGCTGCACTACTACCTGCCCCTCTTGGGCTCCTCCCACAACTTGCTCCGGCTGCTCAAGCGGGGAGGATCCCACCTTCTGTCATCGGACCTCGACAAGGTTGTCAAGCCCAATGTTGCCTTCCTGAGGGAGTGCGGGCTAGGTGATTCTGATATTGCCAAGCTGTGTATCCATCGGCCAAGGATGCTCACCACCAACCTGGAGCGCGTCCGGGCGATGGTGACATGCGCCCACGGTATAGGCGTGCCCCGTGGCTCTGGGATGTTCAGACAAGCGCTACATGCTGTCGCATTCCAAAGCGAGGAGAAGATTGCCGCCAAACTGGACTACTTGAAGAATACCTTCAGGTGGTCTGATGCCCAAGTGAGCATTGCTGTCTGTAAGGCTCCGATTGTGCTGAGCAAGTCAAAGGAGTCTCTGAAGCGCAGGTCcgacttcttcttctttgaggtgggcTTGGAACCGGCGTACATTGCTCATCATCCGGTGTTGCTCTCTTACAGCATGGAGGGCCGTCTCAGACCCAGGTACTATGTTATCAAGTACCTTAAGGCAAATGGATTGTTAGGTCAGTACCGGGACTACTATAGCATAGTCATGCCGAGTGAGAAGGTATTTGTGGAGAAGTTCATATGCCCTCACAAGAAAGCTGCACCACACCTTGCTGAAAACTATGCAACAGCTTGCAAAGGGGAAGTGCCAACTAATTTCAGATTTACATGA